In Candidatus Roseilinea sp., one DNA window encodes the following:
- a CDS encoding lysophospholipase, which yields MNTHILTTADGLTLNGYAVPTQGSARANVILVHGLGDHAGMAHYRDLAQWLAARGFNVQRFDLRGHGTSQGKRVFVNAWQDYRDDLRLCIEHVQRAQSDLPLFLVGLSMGALIVIDYVLRCPDGIRGVVTCSPPLGETGASKVLVSLLGFLSKVAPATLIDPGLDKNNITRDARALEGYLADPLMTLKVTPRLANALLSTAAYARTHAGELRAPLLLLHGADDAIANPAGTRAFYQAAGSQDKMLKLYPDTAHNLFLESVREQVFQDIADWMTARV from the coding sequence ATGAACACACACATCCTCACCACCGCCGATGGCCTTACCCTGAACGGCTATGCCGTGCCCACGCAAGGCAGCGCGCGCGCCAACGTCATCCTCGTGCACGGCCTCGGCGACCACGCCGGCATGGCGCACTATCGCGACCTAGCGCAGTGGCTGGCCGCGCGCGGGTTCAACGTGCAGCGGTTCGATCTGCGCGGGCACGGCACGTCGCAGGGCAAGCGCGTGTTCGTCAACGCATGGCAGGACTATCGCGACGACCTGCGCCTGTGCATCGAGCACGTTCAGCGCGCGCAGTCTGACTTGCCATTGTTCCTTGTCGGTTTGAGCATGGGCGCGCTGATCGTCATTGACTACGTGCTGCGGTGTCCCGACGGCATTCGCGGCGTGGTGACATGCAGCCCGCCGCTGGGCGAGACCGGCGCATCGAAGGTGCTCGTTTCACTATTGGGGTTCCTCAGCAAGGTCGCGCCGGCGACGCTGATTGATCCGGGGCTGGACAAGAACAACATCACCCGCGACGCCCGTGCGCTAGAGGGCTATCTGGCCGACCCGCTGATGACGTTGAAGGTGACGCCGCGACTGGCTAACGCGTTGCTGAGCACGGCTGCATACGCGCGAACGCACGCCGGCGAGCTGCGTGCGCCGCTGCTGCTGTTGCACGGCGCCGACGACGCCATCGCCAACCCTGCCGGCACTCGCGCCTTCTATCAAGCCGCCGGTTCGCAGGACAAGATGCTTAAGCTGTATCCGGATACCGCGCACAACCTGTTTCTCGAATCGGTGCGCGAGCAGGTGTTTCAGGACATCGCGGACTGGATGACGGCGAGGGTATGA
- the kynB gene encoding kynurenine formamidase, producing the protein MLYDISRTLTPHIAVFPGDTPVSIAPTLQMHAGDSCNVTAITMSAHAGTHVDAPRHYSDDGAGIDAVPLDVLIGPARVVTLDALEAITIADLERALQLTHPASDAHHTTRDLRLLNSQCSIFNFTRLLIHTRASDTPDDGWNDAFAYFDPQAAEWLGANSLRLIGTDAPSVDPAVSKDLPAHKAFLRHGVIIMENLCLRGVPDGEYELIALPLKIAGNDAGPARVVLRR; encoded by the coding sequence ATGCTATACGACATTAGCCGCACCCTGACCCCACACATCGCCGTCTTCCCCGGCGATACGCCGGTGTCCATCGCCCCCACCTTGCAGATGCACGCCGGCGACTCGTGTAACGTCACGGCCATCACGATGAGCGCACACGCCGGCACGCACGTGGACGCGCCGCGCCACTACAGCGACGACGGCGCAGGCATAGACGCCGTGCCGCTGGATGTGCTGATCGGCCCCGCCCGCGTCGTTACGCTGGATGCGCTAGAAGCCATCACCATCGCAGACTTGGAACGTGCACTGCAGCTCACGCATCCCGCATCGGATGCGCACCACACGACACGCGACTTGCGCCTTCTCAATTCTCAATGCTCGATTTTCAATTTCACGCGCCTGCTCATCCACACCCGTGCCAGCGACACACCCGACGATGGGTGGAACGACGCCTTCGCTTACTTCGACCCGCAAGCTGCCGAGTGGCTCGGCGCGAACAGCCTGCGGCTGATCGGCACCGATGCGCCATCGGTGGACCCGGCGGTGAGCAAGGACTTGCCGGCGCACAAAGCCTTTCTGCGTCACGGCGTGATCATCATGGAGAATCTGTGCCTGCGCGGCGTGCCGGACGGCGAGTACGAGTTGATCGCGCTGCCGCTGAAGATCGCGGGCAACGACGCCGGGCCGGCGCGCGTCGTGCTGCGCCGGTGA
- a CDS encoding nucleotide-diphosphate-sugar epimerase: MITKKIITVIGATGAQGGGLARAILNDPHSNFAVRAVTRDPNSDKAKALARLGADVVAADLDDPDSLERAFNGAYGAFCVTFFWAHFSPDLEIAQAKRMAHAARKANLKHVIWSTLEDSRQWVPVSDTRIPTLMGKYKVPHMDAKGEADQAFIEAGVPTTFLLTSFFWENFIYFGMGPRRGADGKLAITLPLMGAQLAGMAAEDIGKCAYGIFQAGLPAHNQRVGIAGEFLTGAHMAQAMGHTLGEDIAFNDVPPHVYRSFGFPGAEELGNMFQIEAEYADVVLGNRSIDMSRRLNPELQSFDMWLARNKAHIPRT, encoded by the coding sequence ATGATTACCAAAAAGATCATCACCGTCATCGGCGCCACTGGCGCGCAAGGCGGCGGGCTGGCTCGCGCCATCCTCAACGATCCGCATAGCAACTTTGCCGTGCGGGCCGTCACGCGAGACCCAAACTCAGACAAAGCCAAAGCGTTGGCACGGTTGGGTGCAGATGTCGTCGCTGCCGATCTGGACGACCCCGACAGTTTGGAGCGCGCATTCAATGGCGCCTATGGCGCGTTCTGCGTCACCTTCTTCTGGGCGCACTTCTCGCCCGACCTCGAAATTGCCCAAGCCAAACGCATGGCACACGCCGCCCGAAAGGCCAATCTCAAGCATGTCATCTGGTCTACGCTCGAAGACAGCCGCCAGTGGGTGCCCGTATCCGACACACGCATCCCCACACTGATGGGCAAATACAAGGTGCCGCACATGGATGCAAAAGGCGAAGCCGATCAGGCGTTTATCGAAGCGGGTGTGCCCACCACATTTTTGCTCACCTCGTTCTTCTGGGAGAACTTCATCTACTTCGGCATGGGGCCGCGCCGTGGCGCGGACGGCAAGCTGGCGATCACACTGCCGTTGATGGGGGCGCAGCTTGCAGGCATGGCCGCAGAAGATATTGGCAAGTGCGCGTATGGCATTTTCCAGGCCGGCCTGCCGGCACACAATCAGCGCGTCGGCATCGCGGGCGAGTTTCTGACCGGAGCGCACATGGCGCAGGCGATGGGGCATACGCTCGGCGAAGACATAGCCTTCAACGATGTGCCGCCACATGTCTATCGCAGCTTCGGCTTTCCTGGCGCGGAAGAGTTGGGCAACATGTTTCAGATCGAAGCCGAGTATGCGGATGTGGTCCTGGGCAACCGCAGCATCGACATGAGCCGCAGGTTGAACCCGGAGTTGCAATCGTTCGACATGTGGCTGGCGCGCAACAAGGCGCACATCCCGCGCACGTGA
- a CDS encoding aminotransferase has translation MTTTNGVQEKTMQRVSARTAAVQPSATMAVEGRVKQMRAAGEPVIGFGAGEPDFPTPDLIKQAAIKAIHDNFTKYTETGGMAALKEAIAARESENTGLDYKASQVAAHTGGKESLYLAFQALCEAGDEVLIPAPFWVSYVEQVRLAEATPVIVPAMASDHFKVTGEMLVRYTTPRTRVLVLNSPSNPTGMVYTKAELEDIAAWARMNDVIILSDELYDRIVFNPPYARWLRIAPDLYERTVVINGLSKAYAMTGWRLGYSVGPEWIVKAMLKIQSHSNSHPTSITQAAALAAYTSDLEGEISKMVAAFKERRDWLVAALNDIPGVNCVMPEGAFYAFPDFSGLLGKSLKYGRAPKTSEALATYLLDTVKVGIVHGEAFGAPGCARLSYAMSLDKIKEGVERMRDALTLA, from the coding sequence ATGACAACGACGAACGGTGTGCAAGAAAAGACAATGCAACGCGTGAGCGCGCGCACGGCGGCGGTGCAACCCTCGGCCACTATGGCCGTCGAGGGCCGCGTGAAGCAGATGCGCGCTGCTGGCGAGCCAGTGATCGGCTTCGGCGCGGGTGAGCCAGACTTCCCCACGCCCGACCTGATCAAACAAGCCGCCATCAAAGCCATCCACGACAACTTCACCAAATACACCGAGACCGGCGGCATGGCCGCGCTCAAGGAAGCCATCGCCGCGCGCGAAAGCGAGAACACTGGCCTGGACTACAAAGCCTCGCAGGTGGCCGCGCACACTGGCGGGAAGGAATCGCTGTATCTGGCCTTCCAGGCGTTGTGCGAGGCGGGCGATGAGGTGCTCATTCCCGCGCCGTTCTGGGTGAGCTACGTCGAGCAGGTGCGCCTGGCCGAGGCCACGCCGGTGATCGTGCCGGCAATGGCCAGCGATCACTTCAAGGTGACGGGCGAGATGCTGGTGCGCTACACCACGCCGAGGACGCGCGTGCTGGTGCTGAACTCGCCCTCCAACCCGACCGGCATGGTCTACACCAAAGCCGAGCTGGAGGACATTGCGGCCTGGGCGCGCATGAACGACGTCATCATCCTCAGCGACGAGCTGTACGATCGCATCGTGTTCAACCCACCCTACGCGCGCTGGCTGCGCATCGCGCCAGATCTTTACGAGCGCACCGTCGTCATCAACGGCCTGTCCAAGGCCTACGCGATGACGGGCTGGCGGTTGGGCTACTCGGTTGGGCCGGAGTGGATCGTCAAGGCGATGCTGAAAATTCAAAGCCATAGCAACAGCCACCCGACCTCGATCACGCAGGCCGCTGCGCTGGCGGCCTACACCAGCGACCTCGAGGGCGAGATCAGCAAGATGGTCGCCGCATTCAAGGAGCGGCGCGATTGGCTCGTCGCTGCGTTGAACGACATCCCCGGCGTCAACTGCGTGATGCCCGAGGGCGCGTTCTATGCCTTCCCCGACTTCAGCGGTCTGCTGGGCAAGTCGCTGAAGTACGGCCGCGCACCGAAGACCAGCGAGGCGTTGGCAACGTATCTGCTCGATACCGTCAAGGTCGGTATCGTGCACGGCGAGGCGTTTGGCGCGCCCGGCTGCGCCCGCCTGAGCTACGCCATGTCCCTGGACAAGATCAAAGAGGGCGTCGAGCGGATGAGGGATGCGCTGACGTTGGCGTAG
- a CDS encoding helix-turn-helix transcriptional regulator, translating into MKQELTLRQAEQDIIHLCQSGLDSIALRRAAAQRLRKAIPFDACCWGTIDPGTLLITSEVSEGIPDFAFALAAENEYLMDDVNKFSVLARSSTRFGILSQSTQDALKQSHRFHSVMSTIGARHELRVAFVCDRECWGGVTLFRTADSPDFTSAEGRFLGRLSAPLAEGFRLALLMDRSVVAANDPGPGLIVLGESGAVEAMNPAAHAWLADLVEPGFRVPEGWLPAPIHEVAMRARAIARTISNGDTPEHLQAHLRVRTHSGQWLMLHGSHMIGSHVGAGQTAVILELARSSEIARLLMLAYDLTARERELLQLVLQGLASSEMALTLHISVHTVQDHLKSIFDKVGVHSRGELIARVLGDHYFPHVGPR; encoded by the coding sequence ATGAAACAAGAATTGACACTGCGACAGGCCGAGCAAGACATCATCCATCTTTGCCAGAGCGGGCTGGATTCGATTGCACTGCGGCGCGCTGCTGCGCAACGCCTGCGCAAGGCCATTCCCTTCGATGCCTGTTGCTGGGGGACGATCGATCCTGGCACATTGCTCATCACCAGCGAGGTTTCGGAGGGCATTCCCGATTTTGCATTTGCCCTGGCCGCAGAGAATGAATATCTGATGGATGATGTGAATAAGTTCAGCGTGCTGGCACGTAGTAGCACGCGTTTTGGCATCCTCAGCCAGAGCACGCAGGATGCGCTGAAGCAAAGCCATCGCTTTCACTCGGTGATGTCCACCATTGGCGCGCGCCATGAGTTGCGGGTGGCGTTTGTGTGTGACCGTGAATGTTGGGGCGGCGTGACGCTCTTCCGCACAGCCGATTCACCAGACTTCACATCTGCCGAAGGGCGTTTTCTTGGGCGTTTGTCCGCGCCTTTGGCCGAAGGATTTCGGCTGGCATTGCTGATGGATCGGTCGGTGGTGGCAGCTAATGACCCCGGCCCAGGGCTGATTGTGCTGGGTGAGAGCGGAGCAGTTGAGGCCATGAACCCGGCGGCACATGCGTGGCTGGCTGATTTGGTCGAGCCGGGGTTTCGTGTGCCCGAAGGCTGGCTGCCCGCACCCATCCACGAAGTAGCGATGCGAGCTCGGGCGATTGCGCGGACGATTAGCAACGGTGATACGCCTGAACATCTGCAAGCTCACCTGCGGGTGCGCACGCACTCGGGGCAATGGCTCATGCTGCATGGCTCTCACATGATTGGTTCGCACGTTGGCGCAGGACAAACTGCCGTCATCCTGGAGTTGGCTCGCTCGTCGGAGATTGCCCGGCTTCTGATGCTGGCCTACGACCTGACCGCGCGGGAACGCGAGTTGCTACAGCTGGTGCTCCAAGGGTTGGCATCGAGCGAGATGGCACTCACTCTGCACATATCCGTGCATACGGTGCAGGATCATCTCAAGTCAATTTTTGACAAGGTGGGTGTGCACAGCCGTGGCGAGTTGATCGCGCGTGTGTTGGGCGACCATTACTTCCCTCACGTTGGGCCGAGATGA
- a CDS encoding penicillin-binding protein: MSNDHPAPRFDALCVQVEREMERLRVPGVALAVLYRGETRAAAFGVTNIAHPLPVTPDTLFQIGSITKTFVGTAAMRLVEAGRLDLDAPVRTYVPELRLQDEAATVQVTMRHLLTHTGGWLGDYFDNFGWGDDALARYVAAMAKLPQLTPVGSLFHYNNAGFNLAGRVIEAITGQTFESAMAELVFAPLGLEMTFFFPWDAMLHHFAVGHTSPHNADEPVSVARPWPIGRSSHPAGGVISTVNELMRYAHFHLAAEGAIREMQTTLVQTTLAGDWRGLSWMIRQVGEARIIGHGGATKGQQATLQLCPAAGFAIAVLTNSDRGGELHGAVTTAAFKAYLGAVADEPAFITLPPDALAEYAGCYTAPLNDLALSVEEGALKLQLLPKGGFPEPDSPPGPTPPPAHLALASRDLAYVADGPGKGSTAEFLRGDDGRIRWLRMGGRVHRRVEG, translated from the coding sequence ATGTCGAACGATCACCCCGCTCCTCGCTTCGATGCGCTCTGTGTCCAGGTCGAACGCGAGATGGAACGGCTGCGCGTGCCTGGCGTCGCGCTCGCCGTGCTGTATCGCGGCGAAACGCGCGCCGCCGCTTTCGGTGTCACGAACATCGCACATCCGCTGCCGGTCACGCCCGACACGCTCTTCCAGATCGGCTCGATCACCAAGACGTTCGTCGGCACGGCAGCCATGCGGCTGGTCGAAGCGGGCCGGCTCGATCTGGACGCGCCGGTGCGAACCTACGTGCCCGAGCTGCGGTTGCAGGACGAAGCCGCGACGGTGCAGGTGACGATGCGCCATCTACTCACGCACACCGGTGGCTGGCTGGGCGATTACTTCGACAATTTCGGTTGGGGCGACGACGCGCTGGCGCGCTATGTGGCGGCGATGGCTAAGTTGCCCCAGCTCACGCCGGTCGGGTCGCTCTTCCATTACAACAACGCCGGCTTCAATCTGGCTGGCCGCGTGATCGAGGCGATCACCGGCCAGACGTTCGAATCGGCCATGGCGGAACTGGTCTTCGCGCCGCTGGGGCTGGAGATGACCTTCTTCTTTCCGTGGGACGCCATGTTGCACCACTTCGCGGTCGGGCACACCTCGCCCCACAACGCCGACGAACCGGTGAGCGTGGCCCGGCCTTGGCCGATCGGCCGGTCCAGCCATCCGGCGGGCGGCGTCATCTCCACCGTGAACGAGCTGATGCGCTACGCGCACTTTCACCTTGCAGCGGAGGGTGCTATCCGTGAGATGCAAACGACGTTGGTGCAGACGACGCTGGCGGGTGATTGGCGCGGCCTGAGCTGGATGATCCGCCAGGTGGGCGAGGCGCGCATCATCGGGCACGGTGGGGCGACGAAGGGCCAGCAGGCGACGTTGCAGCTCTGTCCGGCCGCCGGCTTCGCTATCGCCGTGCTCACCAACTCCGATCGCGGCGGTGAGCTGCACGGCGCCGTGACGACCGCGGCGTTCAAGGCATACCTTGGTGCGGTCGCCGATGAGCCGGCCTTCATCACCCTGCCGCCCGATGCGCTGGCCGAATACGCCGGCTGCTACACCGCGCCGCTGAACGACTTGGCGTTGAGCGTCGAGGAAGGCGCGCTGAAGTTGCAACTGCTACCGAAGGGCGGCTTTCCCGAGCCCGACTCGCCGCCCGGGCCGACACCGCCGCCGGCGCATCTGGCGCTCGCCTCGCGCGACCTAGCCTACGTCGCCGATGGGCCGGGCAAGGGCAGCACTGCGGAGTTTCTGCGCGGCGACGACGGGCGAATCCGCTGGCTGCGCATGGGCGGGCGGGTGCACCGGAGGGTTGAGGGGTGA
- the lipA gene encoding lipoyl synthase: MTLAPDVIPTAEIPVATDARPATMRRPEWLKVRMPSGETYHNLKRLMRSKSLHTICEEANCPNIAECWGRGTATFLIMGDVCTRSCGFCDVKTGMPSPLDWAEPLRVAQAVKAMDLKHVVITSVNRDERRDGGAPIFALTIRKVRELQPGCTVEVLIPDFKGNRAALEIVMREEPDILNHNVETVPRLFKKVQPQDRYEWALATLRNAKAIQPDAVTKTGIMLGLGETPDEVLAVMRDLRAIDVDILTLGQYLQPSRRHLPIERYYTPEEFAEFRRIGYEMGFKWVESGPLVRSSFRAEFQARALSRRWREAEMALAAGQTT; this comes from the coding sequence ATGACGCTCGCTCCAGACGTGATCCCAACGGCTGAGATTCCCGTGGCGACCGACGCGCGCCCGGCGACGATGCGCCGGCCCGAATGGCTGAAGGTGCGCATGCCCTCCGGCGAGACCTACCACAACCTCAAGCGCCTGATGCGCAGCAAGTCGCTGCACACCATCTGCGAAGAGGCCAACTGCCCGAACATCGCTGAATGCTGGGGGCGCGGCACGGCTACCTTCCTCATCATGGGCGACGTGTGCACGCGTTCGTGCGGCTTTTGCGACGTGAAGACCGGCATGCCCAGCCCGCTGGACTGGGCCGAGCCGCTCCGCGTGGCGCAAGCCGTCAAAGCCATGGACCTCAAGCACGTCGTGATCACCTCGGTCAACCGCGACGAGCGGCGGGATGGCGGCGCGCCGATCTTCGCCTTGACCATCCGCAAAGTGCGCGAGCTGCAGCCGGGCTGCACGGTTGAGGTGCTCATCCCCGACTTCAAGGGCAACCGCGCTGCGCTCGAGATCGTCATGCGCGAGGAGCCGGATATCCTCAACCACAACGTCGAGACCGTGCCGCGCCTGTTCAAGAAAGTGCAACCCCAAGACCGCTACGAGTGGGCGCTGGCGACGTTGCGCAACGCCAAGGCGATCCAGCCCGACGCGGTGACCAAGACCGGCATCATGCTCGGCCTGGGCGAGACGCCCGACGAAGTGCTGGCTGTGATGCGCGACCTACGCGCCATTGACGTAGACATCCTGACGCTCGGCCAATATCTCCAGCCGAGCAGGCGACACCTGCCCATCGAGCGCTACTACACGCCGGAGGAGTTCGCCGAATTCCGGCGCATCGGCTACGAGATGGGGTTCAAGTGGGTGGAGAGCGGGCCGCTGGTGCGCAGTTCGTTCCGCGCCGAGTTCCAGGCACGCGCGCTCTCCAGGCGCTGGCGCGAGGCCGAGATGGCGCTCGCCGCCGGCCAGACCACCTGA
- a CDS encoding TIGR00374 family protein, translated as MRRWLIWIGVAISIVFLFLALRGIHFDEFARALQRANPLWLLPGIAFYFLAVAVRAWRWSYLLRPLKAVSADRLFPVVVIGYMGNNIYPARIGELLRAYVLRRDEGVPIASSLATVLIERMMDGVVMVGFALIGLQFAPNVSARAGQGVTAALALFALASAAFFWMALAPARTNRLAEATITRLVPNRFQAPLLGIAHRFVQGAQSLRSPRDLAAIFLGTVVVWLLETMKYVSVAWAFDLALPFGGLMLVNGLSNLFTIIPGAPGAVGTFDAGGMLGMRALGVEDSLAAAYVLTLHVALWLPVTLLGAFFMLREGLRWSDLRRAEEAAA; from the coding sequence ATGCGGCGCTGGCTCATCTGGATCGGCGTCGCCATCAGCATCGTCTTCCTCTTCTTGGCGCTGCGCGGCATCCACTTCGACGAATTCGCGCGCGCACTGCAGCGGGCCAACCCGCTGTGGCTGTTGCCGGGCATCGCGTTCTACTTCCTCGCCGTCGCCGTGCGCGCATGGCGCTGGTCGTATCTGCTGCGGCCGTTGAAGGCGGTGAGTGCCGACCGGTTGTTCCCTGTCGTCGTGATCGGCTACATGGGCAACAACATCTATCCGGCGCGCATCGGCGAGCTGTTGCGCGCCTACGTGCTGCGGCGCGATGAAGGCGTGCCCATCGCCTCCAGCCTGGCAACGGTGCTGATCGAGCGCATGATGGACGGCGTCGTGATGGTTGGCTTCGCCCTGATCGGCCTGCAATTCGCGCCGAACGTGAGCGCACGCGCCGGCCAAGGGGTCACCGCCGCCCTCGCGCTCTTCGCCCTCGCAAGCGCAGCCTTCTTTTGGATGGCGCTGGCGCCGGCGCGGACCAACCGGCTGGCCGAGGCAACCATCACCCGGCTCGTCCCGAATCGTTTCCAGGCGCCGCTGCTGGGCATCGCCCATCGCTTCGTGCAGGGCGCCCAGAGCTTGCGCAGCCCGCGCGACCTGGCGGCGATCTTCCTCGGCACGGTCGTGGTGTGGCTGCTGGAGACGATGAAATACGTGAGCGTGGCATGGGCGTTCGACCTGGCGCTCCCGTTTGGTGGCCTGATGCTGGTCAACGGTCTGTCGAATTTGTTCACCATCATCCCCGGCGCGCCCGGTGCAGTGGGCACGTTCGACGCCGGCGGCATGCTAGGCATGCGCGCGCTCGGCGTGGAGGACTCGCTGGCAGCGGCCTACGTGCTCACGCTGCACGTGGCGCTGTGGCTGCCGGTGACGCTGCTGGGCGCATTCTTCATGCTGCGCGAGGGCCTGCGCTGGTCGGACCTGCGCCGGGCAGAAGAGGCGGCAGCGTAG
- a CDS encoding glycosyl transferase, with product MARFLICTHPITGHVNPAIEIVRKLVERGHEVRVYTGQKFKAKVEAAGVTFQPMVKAYDYDDSDYDKAFPGRAALKGINQIKFDFTEVFVRRAPEQVADLRAIFQTWTPDVVLCDPAFAGARFLYELGEIEAFAVFNISVLGLPSKDVPPFGLGLLPDYSPIGMLKNKALAFMASNVVFKEVNAALKEERAKFGLKPEPFSPVYSDMLYLQPSVPAIEYPRTDLIPSAHFIGALIPQFKGEFEPPVWWDEVTGATKPVVLVTQGTVATNAEELILPALQALAHEDVLVVATTGGKALAGPVPANARVAPFIPFNRLMPHVRVMVTNGGYGGVTIALANGVPVVCGGTTEDKPEVGNRVAYAGVGINLKTNTPLPEQIRAAVKQVLDDSTFRDKAKRLQAEYARHDGPTEAAVLLEKLATTKQPVLNAQPPFATAACAGKATLPA from the coding sequence ATGGCACGCTTCCTGATCTGCACCCATCCCATCACCGGGCACGTCAACCCGGCCATCGAAATCGTCCGCAAACTCGTCGAGCGCGGCCACGAGGTGCGCGTCTACACCGGCCAGAAGTTCAAGGCCAAGGTTGAAGCGGCTGGCGTGACGTTCCAGCCGATGGTCAAAGCCTACGACTACGACGACAGCGACTACGACAAAGCCTTCCCCGGCCGCGCGGCGCTGAAAGGCATCAACCAGATCAAGTTCGACTTCACCGAAGTCTTCGTGCGGCGCGCGCCAGAGCAGGTGGCCGACCTGCGCGCCATCTTCCAAACGTGGACGCCGGACGTGGTGCTGTGCGACCCCGCCTTCGCCGGCGCGCGCTTCCTGTACGAGCTGGGCGAGATCGAGGCGTTCGCCGTGTTCAACATCAGCGTGCTCGGCCTGCCCAGCAAGGACGTGCCGCCGTTTGGCCTGGGCCTGCTGCCGGACTACTCGCCCATCGGCATGCTGAAGAACAAGGCGCTGGCGTTCATGGCCAGCAATGTCGTGTTCAAAGAAGTGAACGCTGCACTGAAAGAGGAGCGCGCCAAATTCGGCCTCAAGCCAGAGCCTTTCTCGCCAGTTTACTCCGACATGCTGTATCTCCAGCCGTCCGTCCCGGCCATCGAATACCCGCGCACCGACCTGATCCCCAGCGCGCACTTCATCGGCGCACTCATCCCGCAGTTCAAGGGCGAGTTCGAGCCGCCCGTGTGGTGGGATGAGGTGACTGGCGCAACCAAGCCCGTCGTCCTGGTCACGCAGGGCACGGTGGCAACGAACGCCGAAGAGCTAATCCTGCCCGCGTTGCAGGCGTTGGCCCATGAAGATGTGCTGGTGGTGGCGACGACTGGTGGCAAAGCGCTGGCCGGGCCGGTGCCCGCCAACGCGCGCGTGGCCCCGTTCATCCCTTTCAACCGGCTCATGCCACACGTCCGCGTCATGGTGACCAACGGCGGTTACGGCGGCGTGACGATCGCGCTGGCCAACGGCGTGCCGGTGGTATGCGGCGGCACGACCGAAGACAAGCCCGAAGTGGGCAACCGCGTGGCCTATGCCGGCGTCGGCATCAACCTGAAGACCAATACACCGTTGCCAGAACAGATTCGTGCAGCGGTCAAGCAAGTGCTGGACGACTCGACTTTTCGCGACAAGGCCAAACGCCTGCAGGCCGAGTATGCGCGGCACGACGGGCCGACCGAAGCTGCAGTCCTGCTGGAGAAACTCGCCACCACTAAGCAACCGGTGCTGAACGCACAACCGCCATTTGCGACAGCGGCGTGCGCCGGTAAAGCCACCCTTCCGGCGTGA
- the acoA gene encoding pyruvate dehydrogenase E1 component subunit alpha produces MTLSTDRLLELYRQLVLIRQFELRAIDERRQGLIPGFIHPYIGEEACAVGACAALNRDDVITSTHRGHGHLIAKGGDVRYMMAELAAREAGYCRGKGGSLHMTDFDLGILGANGIVAGGIPMAVGAALAFKMQAAASPDAHHRAGLRVALAFFGDGATNEGAFHEALNLAGLWRLPVVFFCENNRYGEGTPQHKQAPITQLSKRAESYAMPGITVDGNDVLAVYEATQHAVERARRGDGPSFIEGMTYRYRGHYEGDPQVYRSREEVEHWQARDPIPRFRRVLVERGVEEGTIEDVEGQVLALIEEAVAFARAAPPARVEDALHGVYGDTHNGAVF; encoded by the coding sequence GTGACTTTATCAACCGATCGCCTGCTCGAACTGTATCGCCAGCTCGTGCTGATCCGCCAGTTCGAGCTGCGCGCGATTGACGAGCGACGCCAGGGGCTGATCCCCGGCTTCATCCACCCCTATATCGGCGAAGAAGCGTGCGCCGTGGGCGCATGTGCGGCGTTGAATCGCGACGACGTGATCACCAGCACACACCGCGGCCACGGCCACCTGATCGCCAAGGGCGGCGATGTGCGTTACATGATGGCCGAGCTGGCTGCGCGCGAGGCCGGCTATTGCCGCGGCAAGGGCGGCTCGCTGCACATGACCGACTTCGACCTCGGCATCCTGGGCGCGAACGGCATCGTCGCCGGCGGCATCCCCATGGCCGTCGGCGCGGCGCTCGCCTTCAAGATGCAGGCCGCGGCCTCGCCCGACGCGCACCACAGGGCCGGGCTACGCGTCGCTCTGGCCTTCTTCGGCGACGGCGCAACCAACGAGGGCGCGTTCCACGAAGCGCTCAACCTAGCCGGACTGTGGCGGCTGCCGGTGGTGTTCTTTTGCGAGAACAACCGGTACGGCGAGGGCACGCCGCAGCACAAGCAAGCGCCGATCACCCAGCTCAGCAAGCGCGCCGAGAGCTACGCCATGCCGGGCATTACCGTGGACGGCAACGACGTGCTGGCGGTATATGAGGCGACGCAGCACGCGGTCGAACGCGCGCGGCGCGGCGACGGCCCGTCGTTCATCGAGGGCATGACTTACCGCTATCGCGGCCATTACGAGGGCGATCCCCAGGTCTATCGCTCACGCGAGGAAGTCGAACACTGGCAGGCGCGTGACCCGATCCCCCGCTTCCGCCGCGTGCTCGTCGAGCGCGGGGTCGAGGAAGGGACAATCGAGGACGTCGAGGGCCAAGTGCTGGCACTGATCGAGGAGGCGGTGGCCTTTGCGCGCGCTGCACCGCCGGCGCGCGTGGAGGATGCACTCCATGGCGTGTATGGCGACACCCATAACGGCGCAGTGTTTTGA